In Solanum lycopersicum chromosome 5, SLM_r2.1, the following are encoded in one genomic region:
- the LOC138348737 gene encoding uncharacterized protein translates to MSPNRVSYVHLVELDMLDFDIIFVMDWLYASFASIDCSTRVVKINFTNEPVVEWKGGNSIPRGRIISCLKSCKMISKVFLYHIVRVQDLESEIPPIDLVLVVSEFSKVFPNDLPGIPPEPEIDFGIDLLPDTNPISILPHRMAPDELKELKAQHKGLLYEGFISSSISLWGALILFAKKDGSLRICIDYH, encoded by the coding sequence ATGTCGCcaaatagagtttcttatgttcaTCTAGTAGAACTAGATATGctagattttgatattatatttgttatggaTTGGTTGTATGCTTCCTTtgcttctattgattgtagCACAAGGGTGGTGAAGATTAACTTTACAAATGAACCTGTTGTTGAGTggaaagggggaaattctattcctagaggtcgtattatctcttgtctaaaatcatgcaagatgatctctaaggttTTTCTATAtcacatagtaagagtccaagatttagaatccgaaattcctcccattgattTGGTACTCGTAGTGAGTGAGTTTTCAAAGGTCTTCCCTAATGACCTTCCTGGTATTCCTCCCGAACCGGAAATTGATTTTGGCATTGATTTgctaccggatacaaatcccatttcaattcttcCTCATCGAATGGCTCCAGATgaattgaaggagttgaaggctcaacacAAGGGTTTACTATATGAGGGTTTTATAAGTTCTAGTATTTCTCTGTGGGGTGCACTGATTTTGTTTGCTAAAAAGGATGGGTCCTTGCGAATATGTATTGATTACCACTAG